Proteins encoded by one window of Chrysiogenes arsenatis DSM 11915:
- a CDS encoding Ig domain-containing protein, with amino-acid sequence MSRKFLVFMTALALGGAAFVTGCGGGGSGGGTPPVATSSISGVVVDGYISGAKVKVEGSSIEVTTNDSGEYILADVTLNSVIVADISSSSDVGSLEAGVPFNLKTRYEGSDDTGEMNLSPLTTAYIYTPEVFANTPMLKDNFKKLDPVTNASARKAAQQLQAVAKMLKAVGVTDTSVAYGAQATVWANKNILSDSFDSDDAKVVATLITNNSTLADSIEKAAPAIAALTNVIATLNADSVDQRAVEVVTRVLAKKAVAGDTVDPALVTNVYANAQSVVSVIASLEIGRQKAAAFSETEWNAIMIATDTSEAISDTSDLKNSIESSINFAPIFTAPATQPLTVGVPYTLSLTTYFSDTNDTLEFRAANLPNWLTINQTSGAVSGIPEAIHIGSFTVTFTAIDSKSASSNGQITFTVSAASDIIIETPPAPGTGANTPDGVQTPPEIPNTNIETPPAPTTL; translated from the coding sequence ATGAGTAGAAAATTTCTGGTATTTATGACAGCACTGGCGCTTGGTGGTGCTGCGTTCGTCACCGGTTGCGGTGGTGGGGGCAGCGGCGGTGGAACGCCACCGGTAGCCACAAGTTCTATATCCGGCGTAGTCGTTGATGGCTATATTTCCGGTGCAAAAGTTAAGGTTGAAGGCAGCAGCATTGAGGTGACAACCAATGATAGTGGCGAATACATACTGGCGGACGTCACATTGAATAGCGTTATCGTAGCGGATATATCATCTTCTAGTGATGTCGGATCTCTAGAAGCTGGAGTGCCTTTTAACTTGAAAACGAGGTATGAAGGTTCTGATGACACCGGCGAAATGAACCTGAGCCCGCTAACGACAGCATATATCTATACTCCTGAGGTGTTTGCTAACACACCCATGTTAAAAGATAATTTTAAAAAGCTCGACCCGGTGACAAACGCGAGTGCAAGAAAAGCAGCACAACAACTGCAAGCTGTTGCTAAAATGCTTAAAGCGGTTGGCGTTACAGATACAAGCGTCGCTTATGGAGCTCAGGCAACAGTATGGGCGAACAAAAACATTCTGAGTGACAGTTTTGATAGTGATGACGCGAAGGTTGTCGCAACCTTGATTACCAATAATAGCACCCTGGCAGACAGCATTGAGAAAGCAGCTCCGGCTATTGCTGCCTTGACGAATGTTATTGCTACATTAAACGCTGATAGCGTTGATCAAAGAGCAGTAGAAGTTGTTACCCGTGTTCTTGCAAAGAAAGCGGTTGCCGGCGACACTGTCGACCCTGCTTTGGTAACCAACGTGTATGCCAATGCGCAATCAGTCGTAAGCGTGATTGCGTCGCTCGAAATTGGTAGGCAAAAAGCTGCCGCTTTTAGTGAAACAGAATGGAATGCCATTATGATTGCGACAGATACCTCTGAAGCAATTAGCGACACGTCAGATCTGAAGAACAGCATCGAGTCGAGCATCAACTTTGCTCCTATCTTTACCGCTCCAGCAACACAACCGTTGACCGTTGGTGTGCCGTACACACTTTCTCTTACAACGTACTTCAGTGATACCAATGATACGCTGGAATTTCGTGCTGCTAACCTGCCGAACTGGCTAACCATCAATCAAACATCTGGTGCGGTCAGTGGGATACCAGAGGCTATTCATATTGGCTCTTTCACCGTCACGTTCACGGCAATCGACTCCAAAAGCGCCAGCTCAAACGGTCAGATTACCTTTACGGTGTCAGCAGCCTCAGATATAATCATTGAAACACCGCCCGCACCGGGAACTGGCGCAAACACTCCTGATGGTGTGCAAACTCCGCCAGAAATCCCCAACACAAATATCGAAACACCACCGGCTCCTACAACACTCTAA
- a CDS encoding sigma-54-dependent transcriptional regulator: MSITPLHILYVDDEAAYHRLFKRGILSDSRYKTETATNGEEALQRIADSQVDVVITDIRMPRMNGLALLSAIREQYPDIFVLIVTSVDSASEAVQALKAGAYDYILKPLDMDMIRKQLDKIYQHKQLLQQAITAQNDEFRFENIVGRDPAMFKLYEQIDCVAATDSTVLIHGESGTGKELIAAAIHARSNRKNHPFICVNCAAFTDTLVSSALFGHEKGAFTGALSRHIGHFESASGGTIFLDEIGDIPQQTQVSLLRVLELGSFYRVGGNSPISVDVRIVCATNRDLTLAMKEKFFREDLFYRINVVSLTAPPLRTRKADIPLLAQYFLEKFNQKIGKAIPCIEPDALALLTQHEWPGNVRELINTIERAVVFCKGSSITTEHLPATLQGTTQGKNTPLLSRQDTSLATMEQALILSVLESKSWNLSQAADALGIARGTLYSKMERYGIPKHL, translated from the coding sequence ATGAGCATAACGCCACTTCATATACTCTACGTTGATGATGAAGCCGCCTATCACCGACTCTTTAAGCGCGGGATTCTCAGCGACTCACGATACAAAACCGAAACGGCCACCAACGGAGAGGAAGCCCTCCAACGCATTGCCGACTCTCAAGTGGATGTGGTTATTACCGACATTCGCATGCCTCGCATGAATGGGCTTGCCTTACTCAGCGCCATCCGCGAACAATACCCCGACATTTTTGTTTTGATTGTCACCAGCGTCGACTCCGCTTCCGAAGCGGTACAGGCGTTAAAAGCTGGCGCTTACGATTACATTCTAAAACCACTTGATATGGACATGATCCGCAAGCAACTGGATAAAATCTATCAACACAAACAACTCCTGCAACAAGCCATCACTGCACAGAACGATGAGTTTCGCTTTGAAAATATTGTCGGACGCGATCCTGCCATGTTTAAACTGTATGAACAAATCGACTGCGTTGCGGCAACCGACAGCACCGTATTGATTCATGGCGAAAGCGGAACCGGCAAAGAACTCATCGCCGCCGCCATCCATGCGCGCAGTAACCGCAAAAATCACCCTTTCATCTGCGTCAATTGTGCTGCGTTCACCGACACACTCGTAAGCAGCGCGCTCTTTGGACACGAAAAAGGGGCATTTACCGGAGCACTATCGCGTCATATCGGTCACTTTGAAAGTGCTTCAGGAGGAACTATTTTTCTCGATGAAATCGGCGACATTCCCCAACAAACACAGGTTTCCTTGCTACGAGTGCTGGAACTCGGTAGCTTCTACCGTGTTGGAGGAAACAGTCCAATCAGCGTCGATGTCAGAATTGTTTGTGCCACCAACCGCGATCTAACTCTGGCTATGAAAGAAAAATTTTTTCGCGAAGACCTTTTTTATCGCATCAACGTTGTCTCCCTTACTGCGCCACCACTTCGCACCAGAAAAGCCGATATCCCGTTACTGGCACAGTATTTTCTGGAAAAATTCAATCAGAAAATCGGAAAAGCTATCCCGTGCATTGAGCCTGATGCTTTAGCGCTGCTCACACAGCACGAATGGCCAGGAAATGTGCGTGAGCTTATCAACACCATCGAGCGCGCCGTTGTCTTTTGCAAAGGCTCCTCGATCACCACTGAACACCTCCCCGCAACCCTTCAGGGCACCACTCAAGGGAAAAATACACCGCTTCTCTCACGTCAGGATACTTCGCTCGCCACTATGGAACAGGCACTTATCCTTTCGGTGCTGGAGTCAAAAAGCTGGAACCTCAGTCAGGCGGCTGACGCACTTGGCATCGCACGGGGAACCCTCTATAGCAAAATGGAACGATACGGCATACCGAAACACCTTTGA
- a CDS encoding PEP/pyruvate-binding domain-containing protein: protein MSYAKREKISTGLSGLDAILDSLRLGDNVVWKVDSLESYQRVVTPFVHQALAEKRRVVYLRFGAHHPVIDPALAGVEVVDLNPRLGFEPFASTVHRILSTRGRGVMYVFDCLSDLVSAWATDYMVANFFQITCPYLLSLDTVAYFSLRNQHHSLETIQRIRKTTQLFLSFYRHEDHYYVHPLKVYARNSPTMFLPHREEDEKFVPMARSYEATALMSSFMPREGGAIVRQLDHWQRLFLQAEELFASGASPREQKDMVRHLCRHLMGKDERVLQLAETYFSLTDLLEIKRRMVGTGYIGGKSTGMLLARRILHATEPEYWEDVLEPHDSYYIGSNLYYWYLIHNDCWNLFMEHKESEQHGSFAAQQLRSRILHGHFPSAIRQEFENMLDYYGQYPIIVRSSSLLEDGFGNAFAGKYDSFFLANQEITPEERLEHFEDIVRRIFVSTIGKDALVYRRQRGLAEQDEQMGLLVQRVIGSYRNHYYFPDVAGVGISYNTFVWDSSMDPHAGMLRLVVGLGTRAVDRAEGDYARIVALDHPRKKPYHDGDDTRRFAQKDVDVLDLNANTLTTIPLNSLMGEDIERVLARVALHERREITHRGKLSRTHISWIPTFDILFEQTDFAERMQKLLQTLDRVYDYPVDIEFTLNFRDDGSYCLNIVQCRPLQTRKIGQKVEIPDDIVEEHIILKQHGGFVGGSLIQPIRRIILVNAPGYHELSLAGKHEVAKIIGEINMNTDRTEEPTLLIGPGRWGTSTPALGVPVNFAEINNMSVLAEVGWSRGGFVPELSFGTHFFQDLVENEIFYIAIFPDRAGVLLREEWFQALPNDLEGLVPRARGYENVIKVSSLSKELCLRADVLSQQILCFVNE from the coding sequence ATGAGCTATGCCAAAAGAGAAAAAATTTCAACGGGTCTCAGCGGCCTTGACGCGATACTTGATTCACTCCGCCTTGGCGATAACGTGGTGTGGAAAGTCGACTCCCTTGAAAGTTACCAGCGAGTCGTCACCCCCTTTGTGCATCAGGCACTCGCCGAAAAACGGCGCGTGGTGTACCTCCGTTTTGGGGCGCATCACCCCGTAATTGATCCTGCGCTCGCTGGCGTCGAAGTTGTCGACCTCAATCCCCGCCTCGGTTTTGAGCCGTTTGCCAGCACCGTGCATCGCATCCTTTCGACACGAGGGCGCGGCGTCATGTACGTGTTCGATTGCCTTTCCGACCTTGTGTCTGCGTGGGCGACCGACTACATGGTGGCCAACTTTTTTCAAATCACCTGCCCGTACTTACTTTCGCTCGATACGGTGGCGTATTTTTCCTTGCGCAATCAGCATCACAGCCTCGAAACGATTCAGCGTATTCGCAAAACAACTCAGCTTTTTCTGAGTTTTTACCGTCACGAAGACCATTACTATGTGCACCCTTTGAAAGTGTACGCCCGCAATTCACCAACAATGTTTTTGCCACACCGCGAAGAGGATGAAAAATTCGTCCCGATGGCACGCAGTTACGAGGCAACGGCACTGATGAGCAGCTTTATGCCGCGCGAAGGGGGCGCGATTGTGCGGCAACTCGATCATTGGCAGCGGCTCTTTTTGCAGGCGGAAGAGCTGTTTGCCTCCGGTGCATCACCGCGCGAACAAAAGGATATGGTGCGTCACCTCTGTCGCCATTTGATGGGGAAAGATGAGCGGGTATTGCAATTGGCCGAAACGTACTTTTCGTTAACCGATCTGCTAGAAATCAAACGGCGCATGGTCGGCACTGGGTATATTGGCGGGAAATCTACGGGCATGCTGCTGGCAAGACGTATTTTGCACGCTACCGAGCCTGAATACTGGGAAGATGTGCTGGAACCGCACGATTCGTACTATATTGGTTCCAACCTCTATTACTGGTATTTGATCCATAACGACTGCTGGAACCTCTTTATGGAGCATAAGGAGAGCGAACAGCATGGCAGTTTTGCCGCCCAGCAGCTCCGCTCGCGCATTTTGCACGGCCACTTTCCGAGCGCCATCCGGCAGGAATTTGAAAATATGCTCGATTATTATGGCCAATATCCGATTATCGTCCGCTCTTCGAGCTTGCTCGAAGATGGCTTTGGGAACGCTTTCGCGGGAAAATACGACAGCTTTTTCCTCGCCAACCAAGAGATTACCCCCGAAGAGCGTTTGGAACATTTTGAAGACATTGTGCGGCGGATTTTCGTCAGTACCATTGGCAAAGATGCGCTGGTCTACCGCCGTCAGCGCGGTTTGGCGGAACAAGACGAACAGATGGGCTTGCTCGTGCAGCGGGTCATCGGCTCCTACCGCAATCATTATTATTTCCCCGACGTTGCTGGCGTGGGAATTTCCTATAACACCTTTGTTTGGGATAGTTCCATGGATCCCCATGCCGGGATGTTGCGCCTTGTGGTGGGTCTCGGCACCCGCGCCGTTGATCGTGCCGAAGGTGATTATGCGCGGATTGTGGCACTCGATCACCCGCGCAAAAAGCCGTATCACGATGGCGACGACACGCGCCGCTTTGCGCAAAAAGATGTTGATGTGCTCGACCTAAACGCCAACACCCTCACGACCATTCCGCTCAACTCGCTGATGGGCGAAGATATCGAACGGGTGCTGGCGCGCGTTGCGCTGCACGAACGGCGCGAAATTACCCATCGCGGCAAATTGAGCCGGACACATATCAGTTGGATTCCCACGTTTGATATTTTGTTTGAACAAACCGATTTTGCCGAGCGGATGCAGAAACTCTTACAAACCCTTGATCGAGTGTACGATTATCCGGTTGATATCGAGTTCACCCTGAACTTTCGTGACGACGGGAGTTACTGCCTGAATATCGTGCAGTGTCGCCCGTTGCAGACGCGCAAAATCGGTCAGAAAGTAGAAATTCCCGACGATATCGTCGAAGAACACATCATCCTGAAGCAACACGGAGGATTTGTCGGCGGCAGCCTGATTCAGCCCATTCGCCGCATCATTTTGGTCAACGCGCCGGGCTATCACGAACTTTCTTTGGCGGGAAAACATGAAGTCGCTAAGATTATCGGCGAAATCAACATGAACACCGACCGCACCGAAGAACCAACCTTGTTGATCGGCCCAGGGCGCTGGGGAACGAGCACACCCGCGCTAGGCGTTCCGGTGAATTTTGCCGAAATCAACAATATGTCGGTTCTGGCCGAAGTGGGCTGGTCGCGCGGTGGATTTGTCCCCGAACTTTCGTTCGGCACCCATTTCTTTCAGGACTTGGTAGAAAATGAAATTTTTTATATCGCCATTTTCCCTGATCGTGCGGGAGTGCTGTTGCGCGAAGAGTGGTTTCAAGCCTTGCCGAACGACTTAGAAGGTCTGGTACCACGGGCGCGAGGGTATGAAAATGTGATCAAAGTCAGCTCGCTTTCCAAAGAGCTTTGCTTGCGCGCCGATGTGCTGTCGCAGCAGATACTTTGCTTTGTAAACGAATAA
- a CDS encoding ATP-binding protein: protein MLIGAFIVTNYRIQSREHVSGMEHRQQRTQHVLESLITSRTEFLISSIEFIREQKRFQDSMATLDREKLFEHSSLVLERLNRHQQVTHFYYYDVDGELFLRVYQPENTRESTPRYTREHARVTNTIISGMELGDSGTFTLRVVAPWQVDGKIIGYIELGQEIDPILHELGAITQVDFVLVLYKQFLQQDKWEQGMELLGRSAKWNLHEQKVVIDKTLSLDSPTLKMLLNAPSLHQQHGFTFNNATFHYRARSFPLWDVTGKEVGEFILLKNTTEEDTAFRNSLFFVIGFSLLLSSALFVFAYRVLGRIDEQLVKAEIRLQHEFSKQKDMNQQLQQEVEERQRAESGIRILNETLETKVQERTQALDLLNQDLERSRNELDTAYRNLQAQQATILQQDKMACIGQLAAGVAHDINSPNGFVSGNLEILREHIQKMAHYSAAQSEIIRHYAPAERQHSLQQQHEQMKITEIYQDAAELITESLEGTAQINRTVVNLKGFSRSDDGAARYTDIHNCLESTLAIVANELRYKAEIIREYGELPLLYCYPQQLNQVFMNLLINASQAIQEWGTIWIRTWADDSKLYIEIEDTGSGMIPEQLTHIFEPFYTTKPVGVGTGLGLSIVQEIITRHHGTIQVKSKAGSGTTFTLSFARHNEDNLL from the coding sequence GTGCTTATTGGAGCTTTTATCGTCACGAACTACCGCATACAGTCGCGAGAACATGTCAGCGGGATGGAACATCGCCAGCAAAGAACTCAACATGTTCTAGAAAGTCTTATTACCAGCAGGACAGAATTTCTTATCTCAAGCATTGAATTTATCCGTGAACAAAAACGATTTCAGGATTCGATGGCGACTCTCGACAGAGAGAAGCTATTTGAACATAGCTCCTTGGTTCTTGAGCGCCTGAACCGGCACCAGCAGGTAACGCATTTTTACTACTACGATGTCGATGGCGAGTTATTCCTTCGCGTCTACCAACCGGAAAACACACGAGAATCCACCCCGCGTTATACCCGTGAACATGCCAGAGTTACCAATACCATTATTTCTGGCATGGAGCTTGGCGATTCTGGAACGTTTACCTTGCGCGTGGTTGCCCCCTGGCAAGTAGATGGTAAGATTATCGGATATATTGAGCTTGGTCAGGAAATTGATCCTATCCTCCATGAGCTTGGTGCTATTACGCAAGTAGACTTCGTCCTTGTGCTTTACAAGCAGTTCCTACAGCAGGATAAGTGGGAGCAGGGGATGGAGCTTTTAGGGCGTAGTGCAAAATGGAATTTGCACGAACAGAAAGTGGTTATCGATAAAACACTCTCACTCGATAGTCCCACGCTAAAAATGCTTTTAAATGCACCATCACTTCATCAGCAGCACGGTTTCACGTTCAATAATGCTACCTTTCATTACCGAGCGCGCTCCTTTCCGCTCTGGGATGTGACGGGAAAAGAAGTTGGAGAGTTTATCCTACTAAAGAACACTACTGAAGAAGATACGGCCTTTCGCAACTCGCTTTTTTTTGTGATTGGTTTCAGCCTCCTCCTCTCATCGGCTCTTTTTGTCTTTGCCTACCGCGTACTCGGACGTATAGATGAGCAACTTGTAAAAGCAGAAATTCGACTTCAGCATGAATTTTCCAAACAAAAAGATATGAACCAACAACTCCAACAAGAAGTCGAAGAAAGGCAGCGAGCCGAGTCAGGCATACGGATTCTCAATGAAACACTGGAAACAAAAGTGCAAGAGCGGACACAAGCACTTGATTTACTGAACCAAGACCTTGAGCGCAGCCGCAACGAACTTGATACGGCTTACCGCAATCTCCAAGCCCAACAGGCTACTATTCTTCAACAAGACAAAATGGCGTGTATCGGCCAGCTTGCGGCCGGGGTAGCCCATGACATCAATAGCCCAAATGGGTTTGTCAGCGGAAATTTGGAAATTCTCCGCGAGCACATTCAGAAGATGGCGCACTACAGCGCCGCCCAGAGCGAGATCATCCGCCACTACGCCCCTGCCGAACGACAACACTCCCTGCAACAGCAACACGAGCAGATGAAGATCACCGAAATCTATCAGGATGCAGCTGAACTCATCACAGAGTCGTTGGAGGGAACCGCACAAATCAACCGAACCGTTGTAAACTTAAAAGGCTTTTCCCGCTCCGATGACGGTGCAGCACGCTACACCGATATTCATAACTGCTTAGAAAGCACATTGGCCATTGTCGCCAATGAGCTTCGTTATAAAGCCGAAATCATACGCGAGTACGGTGAACTTCCCTTGCTGTACTGCTATCCCCAACAGCTCAATCAGGTCTTTATGAACCTGCTGATTAACGCATCTCAGGCCATTCAGGAGTGGGGCACTATCTGGATTCGAACCTGGGCGGATGACAGTAAGCTCTACATCGAAATCGAAGACACCGGCAGTGGGATGATCCCTGAACAATTAACCCACATTTTTGAACCGTTTTACACCACAAAGCCCGTCGGAGTCGGCACGGGATTAGGATTAAGTATTGTACAAGAAATAATTACCCGCCACCACGGAACCATTCAGGTCAAAAGCAAAGCAGGCTCAGGGACAACCTTTACGCTCAGTTTTGCCCGTCACAATGAGGATAATCTGCTATGA
- a CDS encoding OmcA/MtrC family decaheme c-type cytochrome, producing MRKAHDFWRKNLAKSLAIASVIGITSGSALAQSITIAEGWNLKGSALDGVNVSTTFNNSNIATVWGWQTANQKWSAYSPSTTMSSKLSAAGIDSLATINAGQGFWINASTNIGAVTLSGTAPSSANLQLAKGWNLISPIGKSFVAASEFTHPTTYASVWKWSNNDWETYSPNSSTAQRLRDAGFRKLATIAEGEGFWVNTLHAAGVTPPMPATHKEMSLAPILPSRIDTINVITDGTKKHVELTLSIDDYPRDSVRAEFTMAMWDNDKKTWVSMLQQSVGTPPAQTRVIRGGNLRLEGATAIKRNNGVFSAILVGAGSNYGGANPIDFSNGPVWNTAASANIDSYASTDSADYRSYVQGIMNNINAYSWNNNTVYRVAVTSRTNADQPERFNALAYFKGDGTVVNDPAAAGVRVIDMASCTKCHGERMNLRAHGAQRHDPNVCTNCHNNFTFDRSASSKTAGGWASLSMTTIAHKIHAGIPGYTVDGKPFEQVRFPDHTFRRNQQSVGDGYKQQTKNCVACHIGDVPAVNTSWNTVSVNACATCHTPENLKSRADAKFSFHDNAFNSTLANSCTGCHDGATAKTAAGYHGVDSAVTLTKLRNRYVFDVIRVKNPVAGETAEVEWGIKDTQTGNYLNLMTAQYDTTDAVRVGIGWGNGNDWVNDGFNKRTNGADGDTFYVSAFGNSTLNADSTKAITSIANIPTTATAGRNGYVAVYMGSEDTAKRLTVGTTSGVQLNTITRTFTLAKSDITTLGERRKVVDIAKCNDCHGSTGRHGTFANNDINGCVSCHNAGSLSRSGSIIQGTVDMMYLMHAIHSIGEKRGEFIRRYAASNYAGHTQPNSILDCTACHVNDSHKFPIDFAKRAGVYADSPDSGVNAPMASVCYSCHQNTADTTANTGLKTHMSRLGLNTNMFGTGTHKGYFDNPEGETSCISCHFKN from the coding sequence ATGAGAAAAGCACATGACTTTTGGCGAAAAAACCTCGCCAAGTCACTGGCAATTGCCAGCGTCATTGGAATCACCAGCGGCAGCGCTCTCGCACAGAGCATTACCATTGCCGAAGGATGGAACCTGAAAGGCTCCGCACTCGATGGAGTCAACGTTTCCACCACGTTTAACAACAGCAATATTGCCACCGTATGGGGATGGCAGACGGCAAACCAAAAATGGTCTGCCTATTCACCCAGCACTACCATGAGCAGCAAACTTTCGGCTGCTGGTATTGACTCACTGGCAACCATTAATGCCGGACAAGGATTCTGGATCAACGCCAGCACCAACATTGGAGCGGTGACGTTGAGCGGAACCGCACCATCGTCTGCCAATCTCCAGCTTGCGAAAGGGTGGAACCTAATTTCCCCTATCGGCAAGTCGTTTGTTGCCGCAAGTGAGTTTACCCACCCCACCACCTATGCTTCCGTCTGGAAGTGGTCAAATAACGACTGGGAAACCTATTCACCAAACAGCTCGACAGCTCAACGCCTAAGAGACGCTGGGTTTAGAAAACTCGCTACTATCGCTGAAGGCGAAGGCTTCTGGGTGAATACACTGCATGCGGCTGGAGTAACTCCGCCAATGCCTGCAACCCATAAAGAAATGAGCTTAGCACCAATCCTTCCATCTCGTATAGACACCATCAACGTCATCACAGATGGAACAAAAAAACATGTTGAACTCACCCTCTCCATTGACGACTATCCAAGAGATTCCGTACGTGCCGAATTCACTATGGCAATGTGGGATAATGACAAAAAAACTTGGGTCAGCATGTTGCAGCAATCCGTTGGAACCCCACCAGCACAAACACGTGTTATCCGTGGTGGCAACCTCCGTCTTGAGGGAGCAACAGCTATAAAGAGAAATAATGGCGTCTTTAGTGCTATTCTTGTAGGAGCAGGAAGTAACTATGGTGGAGCAAACCCAATTGACTTCAGCAATGGACCAGTGTGGAACACTGCGGCAAGCGCCAACATTGATTCGTATGCTTCAACAGATAGCGCAGATTACCGCAGCTATGTCCAAGGCATCATGAACAATATCAATGCCTACTCATGGAACAATAACACCGTTTATCGGGTTGCCGTAACAAGTCGCACAAATGCAGATCAACCTGAGCGGTTTAATGCACTGGCCTACTTTAAGGGTGACGGGACAGTGGTAAATGATCCAGCCGCTGCAGGTGTGCGCGTGATCGATATGGCATCATGTACCAAATGCCATGGCGAACGGATGAACCTGCGTGCACATGGAGCGCAACGCCATGACCCAAATGTCTGCACAAACTGTCACAACAACTTCACCTTTGATCGCTCAGCCTCGAGCAAAACAGCGGGAGGATGGGCGAGCCTGAGCATGACCACCATCGCTCATAAAATCCACGCTGGCATCCCTGGATATACGGTTGACGGTAAACCATTCGAACAAGTGCGCTTCCCTGACCATACATTCCGCCGCAATCAACAATCGGTAGGAGATGGATACAAGCAGCAAACAAAGAATTGCGTTGCGTGCCATATCGGTGATGTGCCAGCAGTCAATACGTCATGGAATACCGTGTCAGTTAACGCCTGTGCAACATGCCATACTCCTGAAAACCTTAAGAGCAGAGCTGATGCAAAATTCTCATTTCACGATAATGCTTTCAACTCAACCCTTGCAAACAGCTGTACAGGCTGCCACGATGGAGCGACAGCGAAAACAGCCGCAGGCTATCATGGCGTAGACAGTGCCGTCACACTCACCAAACTCCGCAACAGGTATGTTTTTGATGTTATCCGCGTGAAAAATCCGGTAGCAGGCGAAACCGCGGAAGTCGAGTGGGGTATCAAGGACACCCAAACCGGAAACTACCTCAATCTCATGACAGCCCAATATGACACTACCGATGCAGTCCGAGTTGGTATCGGCTGGGGTAATGGCAATGACTGGGTAAATGACGGGTTCAACAAACGCACAAATGGTGCCGACGGCGACACCTTTTATGTAAGCGCCTTTGGCAACAGCACACTGAATGCGGACAGCACCAAAGCGATTACCAGTATTGCCAACATCCCAACGACGGCTACCGCAGGACGTAATGGCTACGTGGCAGTCTATATGGGAAGCGAAGATACCGCAAAAAGGCTTACTGTAGGCACGACCTCTGGCGTGCAACTGAATACCATCACACGTACTTTCACCTTAGCCAAAAGCGATATCACAACACTTGGAGAGCGCCGCAAAGTCGTCGATATTGCTAAGTGTAATGATTGCCACGGCTCGACTGGTCGCCATGGAACCTTCGCCAACAATGACATCAACGGCTGTGTCTCGTGCCACAATGCAGGTTCACTCAGCCGTAGTGGTAGCATTATACAAGGAACCGTCGACATGATGTACCTCATGCATGCGATTCACTCGATTGGCGAAAAGCGCGGCGAGTTCATCCGCCGTTATGCAGCATCGAACTATGCAGGCCATACACAGCCGAACAGCATCCTTGACTGTACCGCCTGTCACGTCAACGACAGTCATAAATTTCCGATTGACTTTGCCAAGCGCGCGGGTGTTTATGCCGATAGTCCAGATAGTGGAGTGAATGCACCAATGGCATCAGTATGCTACTCATGTCACCAGAACACTGCCGACACCACTGCCAATACTGGCTTAAAAACACACATGAGCCGTTTGGGTCTGAACACAAACATGTTTGGTACCGGCACGCACAAAGGGTATTTCGATAACCCTGAAGGCGAAACCTCATGTATCTCCTGCCATTTTAAGAACTAA
- a CDS encoding TetR/AcrR family transcriptional regulator has protein sequence MARRKPNKREILLRSALELFSENGFHGTPISQIAGKAGVGVGTIYRYFAGKDELIQELFQELFVKISTQINQGIDDALPIRERFIALFGRLLSHFINEPRQFRFMEQYYYSPYAQHKPEEVGDHERIRLLLQTARNSGIFKDLPLPVMESIAFGPIVALAKEHLSGRFQVNDHIANETVLACWDALVKR, from the coding sequence ATGGCACGCCGTAAACCAAATAAAAGAGAGATCTTACTTCGATCTGCCCTTGAGCTTTTTTCTGAAAATGGATTTCATGGCACACCCATCTCGCAAATTGCCGGTAAAGCCGGCGTTGGAGTAGGGACGATTTACCGCTATTTTGCTGGCAAAGACGAACTAATCCAAGAGCTTTTCCAGGAGCTTTTCGTCAAGATAAGTACACAAATCAACCAAGGGATCGACGATGCGCTGCCGATACGCGAACGGTTCATTGCACTTTTCGGGCGCTTACTCAGTCATTTCATCAACGAACCACGCCAGTTCCGCTTTATGGAGCAATATTACTACTCGCCGTACGCCCAGCATAAGCCAGAGGAAGTGGGTGATCATGAACGGATTCGCCTGCTACTCCAAACCGCACGCAACAGCGGAATTTTCAAAGATCTACCGCTTCCGGTTATGGAGTCTATCGCCTTTGGACCAATTGTAGCATTGGCAAAAGAACACTTGAGCGGTCGCTTTCAAGTCAATGACCATATTGCCAACGAAACCGTCCTCGCTTGCTGGGATGCACTTGTCAAGCGCTGA